From the Carassius gibelio isolate Cgi1373 ecotype wild population from Czech Republic chromosome B25, carGib1.2-hapl.c, whole genome shotgun sequence genome, one window contains:
- the LOC128014351 gene encoding ATP-dependent Clp protease ATP-binding subunit clpX-like, mitochondrial isoform X1, with protein MCYYSSDLVFSMSCSCGAAVSVIIKSVHRGVSRSRLQLFRHTRAVRPPALVLVRAFSHTALCSASKDEGGKKGVGEAGGKRASGAGGSGKGGSQLRCPKCGDVCTHVETFVSSTRFVKCEKCHHFFVVLSETDSKKGLNKETESSEHSKSALAQKPPPPPKKIYAYLDKYVVGQSYAKKVLAVAVYNHYKRIYNNLPAAGRQQAETDKQSSLSPRELDIRRREDEYKFTKLLQIAGIGPHGNALGASVQQQTNQQAPRDKRGRDLLDSAHTDIKLEKSNIVLLGPTGSGKTLLAQTLAKCLDVPFAICDCTTLTQAGYVGEDIESVIAKLLQDANYSVEKAQQGIVFLDEVDKIGSVPGIHQLRDVGGEGVQQGLLKLLEGTIINVPEKNSRKLRGETVQVDTTNILFVASGAFNGLDRIISRRKNEKYLGFGTPSNLGKGRRAAAAADLANSSGNEVDAMAEIEEKDRLLRNVEARDLIEFGMIPEFVGRLPVVVPLHSLDEEMLVQILTEPRNAVVPQYQALFSMDKCELNVTPDALRAIARFALERKTGARGLRSIMEKLLLDPMFEVPQSDIIAVELTKEVVQGKCGPRYVRARPKEPEEELDSASEEDSWPRHADAANS; from the exons atgtgttattATTCATCAGATCTGGTTTTCAGTATGTCCTGCTCGTGCGGAGCTGCAGTGAGTGTGATTATAAAGTCTGTCCATAGAG GTGTTTCTCGCTCGCGTCTTCAGCTCTTCAGACACACTAGAGCGGTCCGTCCTCCTGCACTGGTGCTGGTGAGGGCGTTCTCTCACACTGCGCTGTGTTCGGCGTCTAAAGATGAAGGTGGAAAG AAGGGTGTAGGTGAGGCGGGCGGGAAGCGGGCGTCCGGCGCCGGAGGCTCAGGGAAAGGTGGCAGTCAGCTCAGATGTCCCAAATGTGGAGATGTGTGTACACACGTGGAGACTTTTGTGT CCTCCACACGGTTTGTGAAGTGTGAGAAGTGCCATCATTTCTTCGTGGTTCTGTCTGAGACGGACTCTAAGAAGGGTTTGAACAAGGAAACGGAGAGCTCGGAGCATAGTAAATCTGCTTTAGCTCAGAAACCCCCTCCACCTCCTAAAAAG ATTTATGCCTACCTCGACAAATATGTTGTGGGCCAGTCATACGCCAAGAAAGTGTTGGCCGTGGCCGTCTATAATCATTACAAACGGATCTACAACAACCTCCCGGCTGCAGGACGACAGCAAGCGGAAACAGACAAACAGAGCTCCCTCTCTCCCAGAG AGTTAGACATCAGAAGACGTGAGGATGAATACAAGTTTACAA AGCTGCTTCAGATCGCTGGCATCGGTCCCCATGGCAACGCTCTGGGTGCGTCTGTCCAGCAGCAGACCAATCAGCAAGCTCCTCGAGACAAAAGGGGCAGGGACCTGCTTGACTCCGCCCACACTGATATTAAGCTGGAAAAGAGCAACATTGTGTTGCTGGGACCTACTGGATCAG GTAAAACCCTGCTAGCCCAGACTCTGGCTAAATGCTTGGATGTTCCCTTCGCCATCTGTGATTGTACCACCCTGACCCAGGCAGGATATGTAGGCGAGGACATCGAGTCTGTTATTGCCAAACTTCTGCAGGACGCCAACTATTCAGTCGAGAAAGCCCAGCAAG GCATAGTGTTTCTGGATGAGGTGGATAAGATTGGCAGTGTGCCTGGAATTCATCAGCTGAGAGATGTCGGGGGCGAAGGAGTTCAGCAG GGTTTGCTGAAATTGCTTGAGGGAACAATCATTAATGTTCCAGAGAAGAACAGCAGGAAGTTGAGAGGAGAGACAGTACAAGTCGATACAACCAACATTTTGTTTGTGGCTTCGGGTGCCTTCAACGGGCTGGACAGGATCATCAGCCGTAGGAAAAACGAAAAG TATCTTGGTTTTGGGACACCCTCTAACCTGGGAAAAGGGCGTCGAGCTGCAGCAGCTGCAGATCTGGCCAATAGCTCAGGGAATGAAGTCGATGCAATGGCAGAGATTGAGGAAAAGGACCGGCTCCTGCGGAACGTTGAAGCACGGGACCTCATCGAGTTCGGCATGATCCCAGAGTTTGTAGGCCGTCTGCCTGTGGTGGTGCCACTGCACAGTCTGGACGAGGAGATGTTGGTGCAGATCCTTACAGAGCCTCGTAATGCAGTGGTCCCTCAGTATCAGGCCCTCTTCAGTATGGATAAA TGTGAGCTGAATGTAACTCCAGATGCATTAAGGGCGATCGCCCGTTTTGCTCTGGAACGGAAGACAGGAGCCAGGGGTCTCCGCTCCATCATG GAGAAGCTCTTGCTGGATCCCATGTTTGAGGTGCCTCAGTCTGACATCATTGCAGTGGAACTGACTAAAGAGGTGGTCCAGGGCAAGTGTGGACCACGCTACGTTAG AGCTCGTCCCAAAGAACCCGAGGAAGAGTTGGACTCGGCCTCTGAGGAAGACAGCTGGCCCAGACACGCCGACGCCGCCAACAGCTGA
- the LOC128014351 gene encoding ATP-dependent Clp protease ATP-binding subunit clpX-like, mitochondrial isoform X2, whose amino-acid sequence MSCSCGAAVSVIIKSVHRGVSRSRLQLFRHTRAVRPPALVLVRAFSHTALCSASKDEGGKKGVGEAGGKRASGAGGSGKGGSQLRCPKCGDVCTHVETFVSSTRFVKCEKCHHFFVVLSETDSKKGLNKETESSEHSKSALAQKPPPPPKKIYAYLDKYVVGQSYAKKVLAVAVYNHYKRIYNNLPAAGRQQAETDKQSSLSPRELDIRRREDEYKFTKLLQIAGIGPHGNALGASVQQQTNQQAPRDKRGRDLLDSAHTDIKLEKSNIVLLGPTGSGKTLLAQTLAKCLDVPFAICDCTTLTQAGYVGEDIESVIAKLLQDANYSVEKAQQGIVFLDEVDKIGSVPGIHQLRDVGGEGVQQGLLKLLEGTIINVPEKNSRKLRGETVQVDTTNILFVASGAFNGLDRIISRRKNEKYLGFGTPSNLGKGRRAAAAADLANSSGNEVDAMAEIEEKDRLLRNVEARDLIEFGMIPEFVGRLPVVVPLHSLDEEMLVQILTEPRNAVVPQYQALFSMDKCELNVTPDALRAIARFALERKTGARGLRSIMEKLLLDPMFEVPQSDIIAVELTKEVVQGKCGPRYVRARPKEPEEELDSASEEDSWPRHADAANS is encoded by the exons ATGTCCTGCTCGTGCGGAGCTGCAGTGAGTGTGATTATAAAGTCTGTCCATAGAG GTGTTTCTCGCTCGCGTCTTCAGCTCTTCAGACACACTAGAGCGGTCCGTCCTCCTGCACTGGTGCTGGTGAGGGCGTTCTCTCACACTGCGCTGTGTTCGGCGTCTAAAGATGAAGGTGGAAAG AAGGGTGTAGGTGAGGCGGGCGGGAAGCGGGCGTCCGGCGCCGGAGGCTCAGGGAAAGGTGGCAGTCAGCTCAGATGTCCCAAATGTGGAGATGTGTGTACACACGTGGAGACTTTTGTGT CCTCCACACGGTTTGTGAAGTGTGAGAAGTGCCATCATTTCTTCGTGGTTCTGTCTGAGACGGACTCTAAGAAGGGTTTGAACAAGGAAACGGAGAGCTCGGAGCATAGTAAATCTGCTTTAGCTCAGAAACCCCCTCCACCTCCTAAAAAG ATTTATGCCTACCTCGACAAATATGTTGTGGGCCAGTCATACGCCAAGAAAGTGTTGGCCGTGGCCGTCTATAATCATTACAAACGGATCTACAACAACCTCCCGGCTGCAGGACGACAGCAAGCGGAAACAGACAAACAGAGCTCCCTCTCTCCCAGAG AGTTAGACATCAGAAGACGTGAGGATGAATACAAGTTTACAA AGCTGCTTCAGATCGCTGGCATCGGTCCCCATGGCAACGCTCTGGGTGCGTCTGTCCAGCAGCAGACCAATCAGCAAGCTCCTCGAGACAAAAGGGGCAGGGACCTGCTTGACTCCGCCCACACTGATATTAAGCTGGAAAAGAGCAACATTGTGTTGCTGGGACCTACTGGATCAG GTAAAACCCTGCTAGCCCAGACTCTGGCTAAATGCTTGGATGTTCCCTTCGCCATCTGTGATTGTACCACCCTGACCCAGGCAGGATATGTAGGCGAGGACATCGAGTCTGTTATTGCCAAACTTCTGCAGGACGCCAACTATTCAGTCGAGAAAGCCCAGCAAG GCATAGTGTTTCTGGATGAGGTGGATAAGATTGGCAGTGTGCCTGGAATTCATCAGCTGAGAGATGTCGGGGGCGAAGGAGTTCAGCAG GGTTTGCTGAAATTGCTTGAGGGAACAATCATTAATGTTCCAGAGAAGAACAGCAGGAAGTTGAGAGGAGAGACAGTACAAGTCGATACAACCAACATTTTGTTTGTGGCTTCGGGTGCCTTCAACGGGCTGGACAGGATCATCAGCCGTAGGAAAAACGAAAAG TATCTTGGTTTTGGGACACCCTCTAACCTGGGAAAAGGGCGTCGAGCTGCAGCAGCTGCAGATCTGGCCAATAGCTCAGGGAATGAAGTCGATGCAATGGCAGAGATTGAGGAAAAGGACCGGCTCCTGCGGAACGTTGAAGCACGGGACCTCATCGAGTTCGGCATGATCCCAGAGTTTGTAGGCCGTCTGCCTGTGGTGGTGCCACTGCACAGTCTGGACGAGGAGATGTTGGTGCAGATCCTTACAGAGCCTCGTAATGCAGTGGTCCCTCAGTATCAGGCCCTCTTCAGTATGGATAAA TGTGAGCTGAATGTAACTCCAGATGCATTAAGGGCGATCGCCCGTTTTGCTCTGGAACGGAAGACAGGAGCCAGGGGTCTCCGCTCCATCATG GAGAAGCTCTTGCTGGATCCCATGTTTGAGGTGCCTCAGTCTGACATCATTGCAGTGGAACTGACTAAAGAGGTGGTCCAGGGCAAGTGTGGACCACGCTACGTTAG AGCTCGTCCCAAAGAACCCGAGGAAGAGTTGGACTCGGCCTCTGAGGAAGACAGCTGGCCCAGACACGCCGACGCCGCCAACAGCTGA
- the LOC128014381 gene encoding transcription factor PU.1-like: protein MLHYRMEGCVISPLSEELIPYDADARPIYDFYPYLSTDPQTHLESGWEYTSVHGHHSEFEPPQGNHFTELHPSTYRFGDTEAFHPSVDSLVPVVPPQYTYVPHPLYQRSPVPHCSTDDEDPGGRSPPFEVSEGEEDNDRHPGISSSGSKRKVRLYQFLLDLLQDGDMRDCIWWVDRERGVFQFSSKHKETLAGRWGQQKGNRKRMTYQKMARALRNYGKTGEVKKVKKKLTYQFSGEVLRKTTTERRQYHH, encoded by the exons ATGTTGCATTACAGAATGGAAGGCTGTGTTATTTCACCT CTGTCAGAAGAATTAATTCCGTATGATGCAGATGCTCGGCCGATATATGACTTCTACCCGTATCTCAGCACTGACCCTCAGACTCATCTTG AAAGTGGCTGGGAATACACAAGTGTTCATGGCCATCACAGTGAATTTGAGCCTCCTCAAGGAAACCATTTCACTGAGCTGCACCCCAGCACATACCGCTTCGGGGACACGGAGGCCTTCCACCCATCCGTAGATTCACTTGTTCCTGTCGTTCCTCCACAG TATACTTACGTCCCCCACCCACTGTACCAGCGGTCCCCAGTCCCCCACTGCAGTACTGATGATGAGGACCCAGGGGGGCGCAGTCCACCCTTCGAGGTGTCCGAGGGGGAGGAGGACAACGACAGACATCCGGGCatctccagctcag GAAGCAAGCGGAAGGTGCGCCTCTATCAGTTCCTCCTGGACCTCCTGCAGGACGGAGACATGCGGGACTGCATCTGGTGGGTGGACCGAGAGAGAGGCGTCTTTCAGTTCTCCTCCAAACACAAGGAGACACTCGCCGGCCGCTGGGGCCAGCAGAAGGGCAACCGCAAGAGGATGACCTACCAGAAGATGGCCAGGGCCCTGCGCAACTACGGCAAGACCGGAGAGGTCAAAAAGGTGAAGAAGAAGCTGACGTACCAGTTCAGCGGCGAGGTGCTGAGGAAGACGACTACGGAGAGGAGACAGTATCATCACTGA